One Lysinibacillus fusiformis genomic window carries:
- the hblD gene encoding hemolysin BL lytic component L1 — MKKFPYKVLTVATLATFITATNSSSIHALAQEQNVHEQIAQVQKIGNYELGPEGLKKALAETGSHILVMDLYAKTMIKQPNVNLSNIDLGSEGGELIKNIHLNQDLSRINANYWLDTAKPKIQKTARNIVNYDEKFQNYYDTLVDFAQKKDKEGLKEGISDLVSTIDVNSKEVTEVIKMLEAFKTKLYTNTIDFKNNVGGPDGKGGLTAILAGKQALVPQLQAEIEQLRSTQQAHFDNVLAWSIGGGLGAAILVIGTIAGGVVIVVTGGTATPLVVGGLTALGAAGIGLGTAAGVVASSHMNSYNEISSKIGELSMKANLANQAVISLTNTKDTLTYLYQTIDQAIMSLTNIQQQWHTMGANYTDLYDNIDQMQDHKLSLIPDDLKAAKQSWNDIHKDAEFIAKDIAFTQELMN, encoded by the coding sequence ATGAAAAAATTTCCATATAAAGTGTTAACCGTGGCTACTCTGGCAACATTTATAACTGCTACTAACAGTAGTTCTATTCATGCACTTGCACAAGAACAGAATGTTCATGAACAGATTGCTCAAGTACAGAAAATAGGAAATTATGAACTAGGGCCTGAAGGACTGAAGAAAGCGTTGGCTGAAACAGGGTCTCATATTCTTGTAATGGATTTGTACGCAAAAACAATGATTAAACAACCGAATGTAAATCTATCCAATATTGATTTAGGTTCAGAAGGGGGAGAATTAATCAAAAATATTCACCTTAATCAGGATCTATCTCGAATCAATGCAAATTATTGGTTAGATACAGCGAAACCAAAGATTCAAAAGACAGCACGTAATATTGTTAATTACGATGAAAAATTTCAGAATTATTACGACACATTAGTAGATTTTGCACAAAAGAAAGATAAGGAAGGCCTAAAAGAAGGCATAAGTGATTTAGTCAGTACAATTGATGTAAATTCTAAAGAAGTTACAGAAGTCATTAAGATGTTAGAAGCCTTCAAAACAAAACTGTATACGAATACTATAGATTTTAAAAATAATGTTGGTGGTCCAGATGGAAAGGGTGGATTAACAGCAATATTAGCGGGTAAACAAGCACTGGTTCCACAACTTCAAGCTGAAATTGAACAACTACGTTCTACTCAGCAAGCACATTTTGACAATGTATTAGCATGGTCAATTGGTGGTGGATTGGGAGCGGCCATTTTAGTTATTGGCACTATTGCAGGAGGGGTCGTAATTGTTGTGACTGGCGGGACAGCGACACCGCTTGTTGTGGGTGGCCTTACAGCTCTAGGTGCAGCGGGCATAGGTTTAGGTACAGCGGCTGGTGTTGTGGCGTCTAGTCACATGAACTCCTATAACGAAATTTCAAGTAAAATTGGAGAATTAAGTATGAAAGCCAATCTTGCTAATCAAGCTGTTATTTCACTTACTAACACAAAAGACACTTTGACATACCTGTATCAGACAATAGATCAAGCGATAATGTCACTAACAAATATTCAACAACAATGGCATACGATGGGGGCAAATTATACAGATTTATATGATAATATCGATCAAATGCAAGACCATAAGCTCTCTTTAATACCTGATGATTTAAAAGCTGCCAAACAAAGTTGGAATGATATTCATAAAGACGCAGAGTTTATTGCAAAAGACATTGCTTTTACACAAGAACTAATGAACTAA
- a CDS encoding DedA family protein, with translation MDLHDVIDFIEHYGYFALFFSLWLGIVGMPIPDEMIVMSGGFLSSLEKMGIIPAFILTYLGVVSGLSLGYVLGKVFGLKVLDKLVKKNKAKYLIKSKDMISKYGQFALVISYFIPVVRHIIPYLVGMNNMSFKIYALYSYTAGFIWTMIYFVLGFFFGKHIEHIGKLATQYGLYFGVIVMIVWIIYYCFKRKLAERLKIKRSNG, from the coding sequence ATGGATTTACATGATGTAATAGATTTTATCGAACATTATGGTTATTTTGCATTGTTTTTTAGCTTATGGCTCGGTATCGTCGGCATGCCCATTCCCGATGAAATGATAGTAATGAGTGGTGGATTTTTGTCGTCCTTAGAAAAAATGGGTATCATACCTGCCTTTATCTTAACTTACTTAGGCGTTGTATCAGGGCTGTCATTAGGGTATGTACTCGGGAAAGTGTTTGGACTTAAAGTTCTCGACAAACTGGTGAAGAAGAACAAAGCTAAATACCTTATAAAATCAAAGGACATGATCAGCAAGTACGGGCAATTTGCTTTAGTGATAAGTTATTTTATTCCAGTAGTTAGGCACATTATTCCTTATTTAGTTGGCATGAATAACATGTCATTTAAAATTTATGCATTGTATTCATACACAGCGGGCTTTATCTGGACGATGATTTATTTTGTTCTTGGTTTTTTCTTTGGAAAACATATCGAACACATTGGAAAATTGGCAACGCAATATGGTTTATATTTTGGGGTAATCGTGATGATTGTGTGGATTATTTATTATTGTTTTAAACGAAAATTAGCGGAAAGGTTAAAAATTAAGAGAAGTAATGGTTAA
- a CDS encoding ABC transporter permease — translation MLSTLLLVTSITIINNTNNMFEKAHQESKGAHQVLTMGDEIHNPVIVNNWWQQQSGVTASQLIPFRNLSRIKFNGTEIPNLYPLMMNTPKTPLVIDQLVFSQGEKKSFPEQGTIWIPTSMATTSGITLGDSVEFQKEENSFKLSVSAIVVDMPYGGPFTINARIWMNEQDYKEQFATMAGSDQYMMALRFDDYQQSPKFWMAFEQYLQGPYLESKMEYEKIAAYYLFINKIIGFIMIVLGIAMLFISLFIIGFSISDAILSNYKTIGVIKSLGLTSKEIIATYVLQYGVLSVLAIIPGLLASHILSRIIIESSLAFLKAGNHLAIIQDWRTNILLGLMILTIIIITTFFYSNKARRVEPVQAIKYGMAELANSKMNRRLNKSNRILHVIELPIPLKLGLKNMTINVKSTILIILLTSLTSAILVFSVVILNSIVGIKQTAPAWGYDSSNIAVTVYNKAAFSKESFEKQIQTDGRIKNYAWLDQLNGVFPNDTHQPLNIGIDVVEGSYDDLGYENILGHNPSNKNEIAIGLNVARTLNKSLGDVIDVYIQGHEHSLIITGIYQSIANMSYSARITADVVKVHQADYSASLLSMINLQNETLADQVVDELNQKFAGSISAETQQTLLDSFFKMAIAVLIIPLSLMGIVLMTITCIIIFSASRINVRKESGTYGIYKALGMTSNNIRWSITFSVFMLSVLGALLGIFFGIKLIPLALKIIILEYGLTELPLVINWPLSIAIACLSIVVACIGCWLSTKVIARTSPRILLVE, via the coding sequence ATGTTGTCAACTTTACTTCTGGTCACATCAATTACAATTATTAATAATACAAATAACATGTTCGAAAAAGCGCACCAAGAATCTAAGGGCGCCCATCAAGTTTTGACGATGGGTGATGAAATTCACAATCCCGTGATCGTGAATAATTGGTGGCAGCAGCAATCTGGTGTAACTGCTTCACAACTCATCCCTTTTAGAAATTTATCAAGAATAAAATTTAACGGGACTGAAATTCCAAATTTATACCCATTAATGATGAACACACCTAAGACACCCTTAGTCATCGACCAACTTGTATTTTCACAAGGTGAAAAAAAGTCTTTTCCCGAACAAGGAACTATTTGGATTCCAACATCAATGGCAACGACTTCTGGCATAACACTTGGTGATTCTGTGGAATTCCAAAAAGAAGAAAATAGCTTCAAACTAAGTGTCTCTGCTATTGTCGTAGATATGCCCTACGGAGGACCATTTACAATAAATGCACGTATATGGATGAATGAACAAGATTACAAAGAACAATTCGCCACGATGGCAGGGTCCGATCAATACATGATGGCGTTGAGATTTGATGACTATCAACAAAGTCCAAAATTTTGGATGGCATTTGAACAATATTTACAAGGCCCCTATCTTGAATCAAAAATGGAATATGAAAAAATTGCAGCATATTATTTATTTATCAATAAAATCATAGGCTTCATTATGATAGTTCTAGGCATAGCTATGCTCTTTATTTCATTATTCATTATAGGATTTAGTATTTCTGATGCCATTTTATCAAATTACAAAACGATTGGTGTTATTAAATCACTCGGCCTTACATCAAAAGAAATTATCGCCACATATGTACTGCAATATGGGGTGCTGTCGGTACTGGCTATTATTCCCGGCCTACTAGCTAGTCATATACTATCCCGTATCATCATTGAAAGCTCGTTAGCTTTTTTGAAAGCAGGAAATCATTTAGCTATTATCCAAGATTGGCGCACGAACATACTTCTAGGCTTAATGATACTTACGATTATTATCATTACTACTTTTTTCTATTCGAACAAGGCTCGGCGTGTGGAACCCGTACAAGCAATCAAGTACGGCATGGCTGAACTCGCTAACAGTAAAATGAATAGGCGCTTAAACAAATCAAATCGTATTTTACATGTTATAGAATTACCGATTCCATTAAAATTGGGTTTGAAAAATATGACAATAAATGTAAAAAGCACCATTCTTATCATTCTACTCACCTCGCTCACTTCAGCTATTTTAGTTTTTAGTGTTGTCATACTAAATAGCATTGTTGGTATCAAACAAACTGCACCTGCTTGGGGCTATGATTCATCAAATATAGCAGTGACTGTATATAATAAGGCCGCTTTTTCAAAAGAAAGCTTTGAAAAGCAAATCCAAACGGATGGAAGAATTAAAAATTATGCATGGCTAGATCAATTAAATGGTGTTTTCCCTAACGACACACATCAACCTTTGAACATCGGTATAGATGTTGTAGAAGGTAGCTACGATGACTTAGGCTATGAAAATATATTGGGTCATAATCCTTCCAATAAAAATGAGATTGCTATCGGTTTAAATGTTGCAAGAACTTTAAATAAAAGTCTAGGTGATGTGATAGACGTGTATATTCAAGGTCATGAACATAGCTTAATCATTACTGGCATTTATCAATCCATAGCTAATATGTCCTACTCTGCAAGAATTACAGCTGACGTCGTCAAGGTTCATCAAGCAGACTACTCAGCGTCCCTACTCAGTATGATTAATTTACAAAATGAAACGTTAGCAGACCAAGTAGTAGATGAATTAAACCAAAAATTCGCAGGCTCAATCTCAGCTGAAACGCAACAGACGTTATTAGACTCCTTTTTCAAAATGGCAATTGCCGTTTTAATCATCCCACTTTCGTTGATGGGGATAGTATTAATGACCATTACTTGTATAATTATTTTCAGTGCTTCTCGTATTAATGTTAGAAAAGAAAGTGGCACTTACGGTATTTATAAAGCCCTCGGAATGACTTCTAATAATATTAGATGGTCCATTACTTTTAGTGTTTTTATGCTGTCGGTACTAGGGGCTTTACTCGGTATTTTTTTCGGTATAAAGTTAATACCTCTTGCGCTAAAGATTATTATTTTGGAATATGGATTAACCGAGTTACCACTTGTTATAAATTGGCCTTTAAGTATTGCAATAGCTTGCCTAAGCATTGTTGTTGCTTGTATTGGCTGCTGGCTATCAACCAAAGTTATAGCCAGAACTTCTCCACGTATTTTACTTGTAGAATAA
- a CDS encoding ABC transporter ATP-binding protein has product MEKEVLIRATNLCKTYSTGSEQYHAIKNIDLDIYDGDFTVIMGNSGSGKSTLLYLLSGLDSITAGEVYFRGSRIDRFTEKQLAAFRSKKIGYIYQNSNLVPDLTILENIALPGYIAKTAKDKVLKKAEMLLQTMALKEQRSRLPSQTSGGQQQRAAIARALVNSPEVLFADEPTGSLNYDQGVAVLDILTSMNNKGQSIVMITHDIKAACRANRLIIIQDGKIDGILNFEKFDDTDMQEREHIIFSYVSRKG; this is encoded by the coding sequence TTGGAAAAAGAAGTACTAATTCGCGCCACAAATTTATGTAAGACGTATTCAACAGGTAGTGAACAATACCATGCAATAAAGAATATTGATTTGGACATTTATGATGGAGATTTCACCGTAATTATGGGGAATTCTGGTTCAGGAAAATCTACTCTTCTTTATCTTTTAAGTGGACTTGATTCAATTACAGCTGGAGAAGTTTATTTTCGAGGAAGCCGTATTGATAGGTTTACAGAGAAACAGTTAGCAGCATTTCGCTCGAAAAAAATAGGCTACATCTATCAAAATAGTAATCTTGTGCCTGACTTGACGATACTTGAAAATATAGCACTACCAGGCTATATTGCTAAAACAGCTAAAGATAAAGTGCTAAAAAAGGCCGAGATGCTACTCCAAACAATGGCCTTGAAAGAGCAGCGTAGCCGTCTCCCCTCTCAAACATCTGGTGGTCAGCAACAAAGAGCTGCCATCGCTAGGGCATTAGTTAATAGCCCTGAGGTACTTTTTGCTGATGAACCCACCGGTAGTTTAAATTATGATCAAGGGGTTGCCGTATTAGATATTTTAACAAGTATGAATAATAAAGGGCAGTCCATTGTCATGATTACACATGATATAAAAGCTGCTTGTCGGGCAAACCGACTCATCATTATTCAGGATGGCAAAATAGACGGTATCTTAAATTTCGAAAAATTTGATGATACGGATATGCAAGAACGCGAACATATTATCTTTTCTTATGTTTCGAGAAAGGGGTAA
- a CDS encoding response regulator transcription factor: MLKKAKVLIIEDEHDIANIVKDYLGVHHFEPILARTGEQAIRFIENEIPDFIILDLTLPDCDGIELCRHIREKSHVAILILSARGSDTDKVLGLGFGADDYMTKPFSLSELVARINAHLRKQDRLLQAHTNKKEIIQIDNMEVNKKEHSFRRDQQHITLSAKEFELLFFLMENSNQVFSKSQLLDAIWGYESYGDENTITVYIRRLREKIEYNPSKPVYIQTVWGVGYKFTTPTSK, from the coding sequence ATGCTTAAGAAAGCCAAGGTTCTAATAATTGAAGATGAACATGATATTGCGAATATAGTTAAAGATTATCTAGGTGTTCATCATTTCGAGCCTATCCTAGCGCGGACAGGCGAACAAGCTATTCGCTTTATAGAAAACGAAATCCCTGATTTCATTATTCTTGATCTTACGCTTCCCGATTGTGACGGTATCGAGTTATGTCGTCATATTCGTGAGAAAAGTCATGTTGCGATTCTTATATTAAGTGCAAGGGGCAGCGACACAGATAAAGTACTTGGATTAGGATTCGGTGCTGACGATTATATGACAAAACCTTTTTCCTTAAGCGAACTCGTAGCGAGAATAAATGCGCATTTACGGAAACAGGATAGATTATTACAGGCACATACGAATAAGAAAGAAATAATTCAAATCGACAATATGGAGGTCAATAAAAAAGAGCATTCTTTTAGACGAGACCAACAGCATATTACCCTATCAGCGAAAGAATTCGAATTGTTATTTTTTTTAATGGAAAACAGCAATCAAGTTTTCTCAAAAAGTCAACTGCTTGATGCTATTTGGGGCTACGAATCATATGGAGACGAGAATACGATTACCGTTTATATTAGACGGCTTCGAGAAAAAATCGAATACAATCCGTCCAAACCAGTATATATCCAAACCGTTTGGGGTGTCGGTTATAAATTCACTACTCCAACATCTAAATAG
- the hblA gene encoding hemolysin BL binding component B, whose translation MNNKLLYKLLAVSAALTLTTTSVAPPVAALAGTSKIEQTNNGDTSLSANEVKMKETLQKAGLFAKSMNAYSYMLIKNPDVNFEGININGYPDLPGKIVQDQKDARAHALTWDTKVKKQLIDTLTGIIEYDTKFENYYDIIVEAINTADGETLIEGISDLQGEIQLNQKYAQQLIAELIKLRDAIGQDVRAFGNNKDLLQSILKNQGAAVEDDQKRLNEVLESVNYYKQLESDGIITIAVPTIPTWIAGGIMLGIAKENLSQLEPLLKQLQQTVDYKLTLNRVVGVAHNSISEMYNALDDAINALTYMSAQWNDLDSQYTGVLRHIENAAEKADQNKFKFLLPNLNAAKDSWKTLKIDANTLKEGIKELKI comes from the coding sequence ATGAATAATAAACTTCTTTACAAACTACTCGCCGTATCAGCTGCTTTAACCTTGACAACAACTTCTGTAGCCCCGCCAGTAGCAGCTTTGGCAGGTACAAGCAAAATTGAGCAAACTAACAATGGTGATACGTCTCTTTCTGCAAACGAAGTGAAGATGAAAGAAACCTTGCAAAAGGCGGGACTTTTTGCGAAATCTATGAATGCCTATTCTTATATGTTAATTAAGAATCCAGATGTGAACTTTGAAGGCATTAATATTAATGGATATCCAGATTTACCTGGTAAAATTGTACAAGATCAAAAAGATGCAAGAGCCCACGCCCTTACATGGGATACAAAAGTAAAAAAACAGCTTATAGATACATTGACAGGTATTATTGAATACGATACAAAATTTGAAAATTATTATGACATAATTGTAGAGGCAATTAATACAGCAGATGGAGAGACTTTAATAGAAGGGATTTCTGATTTACAAGGTGAAATTCAACTAAATCAAAAGTATGCACAACAATTAATAGCAGAATTAATTAAATTAAGGGACGCTATTGGGCAAGATGTGAGAGCATTTGGAAATAATAAAGATCTCTTACAATCGATTTTAAAAAACCAAGGGGCTGCAGTTGAGGACGATCAAAAGCGCCTAAATGAAGTTTTAGAATCAGTAAACTATTATAAACAATTAGAGTCTGATGGCATCATAACAATAGCTGTACCTACTATTCCTACGTGGATTGCAGGAGGTATTATGCTGGGGATAGCAAAAGAGAATTTAAGTCAATTAGAGCCTTTATTAAAACAATTACAACAGACAGTTGATTATAAACTAACATTAAATCGTGTAGTTGGAGTTGCGCATAATAGTATTAGTGAGATGTATAATGCACTCGATGATGCTATTAATGCTCTTACGTATATGTCTGCGCAATGGAATGACTTAGACTCTCAATATACGGGCGTGCTGAGACATATTGAGAATGCAGCTGAAAAAGCCGATCAAAATAAATTTAAATTTTTACTACCTAACTTGAATGCAGCTAAAGACAGCTGGAAAACATTAAAAATAGATGCAAACACATTAAAAGAAGGGATAAAAGAATTAAAAATATAA
- a CDS encoding ABC transporter ATP-binding protein, giving the protein MQRIMEVQNITKQYKGKKVLENVSLSIYAQQIVALVGKNGSGKSTLLKIIGGLAHPDTGVIDKHLPTLKIGYVPEVTPSHILFTPEEYLYHMGSINGMPKKPLQQQIDSLLEIFNMQEARNTRIIHFSKGMKQKVMIMQAMLEETDLLILDEPLSGLDAKAQSDLEDTLASLKDNGLSIVLTCHETKLLENLVDRVFVIHNCQVSQMNSFHDTEHQSNRIIFEISSQTSLEKLLPFIEIQHQRSLHNDVNELIVTVQQQNTDKVLLALLHRNAVVKQLMPTNRTQEEFYSLF; this is encoded by the coding sequence ATGCAACGTATTATGGAAGTACAGAACATCACTAAACAATACAAAGGCAAAAAAGTTTTAGAGAATGTTTCATTGTCCATTTATGCTCAACAGATTGTGGCACTTGTAGGAAAGAATGGCTCCGGCAAGAGTACTTTACTAAAAATTATAGGAGGTTTAGCGCATCCAGACACCGGTGTTATTGACAAACATCTACCAACTCTAAAAATTGGCTACGTGCCAGAAGTAACCCCTTCTCATATACTATTTACCCCAGAAGAATATCTTTATCATATGGGTAGTATTAATGGAATGCCAAAAAAACCGTTACAGCAACAAATAGATTCTTTACTGGAAATTTTCAACATGCAAGAGGCTCGCAATACAAGGATTATCCATTTTTCTAAAGGGATGAAGCAAAAAGTCATGATTATGCAGGCAATGCTCGAAGAAACGGATCTACTTATATTAGACGAGCCATTATCTGGCCTTGATGCAAAAGCACAAAGTGACTTAGAAGATACATTGGCCTCCCTAAAAGACAATGGCTTAAGTATCGTTTTAACTTGCCATGAAACAAAATTACTAGAAAATCTCGTAGATCGGGTTTTCGTCATCCACAATTGTCAAGTCAGTCAAATGAATTCATTTCACGATACAGAACATCAAAGCAATAGAATAATTTTTGAAATTTCCAGTCAAACATCACTGGAAAAACTATTACCTTTTATTGAAATTCAACATCAGCGTTCCTTACATAATGATGTCAACGAACTAATAGTAACCGTTCAACAACAGAATACAGACAAAGTCCTATTGGCATTACTTCATCGAAATGCCGTCGTTAAACAACTAATGCCTACAAATCGAACGCAGGAAGAATTCTATAGCCTATTCTAA
- a CDS encoding class I SAM-dependent methyltransferase produces MQFITFLNEFIKHPKNTGAISPSSKILAKKMVESINCEEAQCIVELGPGTGSFTKEIMKRKGQQTKLVLIENNEVFSTALEKKYQDDSNVIVIHGSAEHLRAYLKSLHIKKIDYILSGLPFTSLEPALSSRILNNVNESLEEDGEFITFQYSLVRKSFIQKFFNDISLKKVWVNLPPAYVLSCKKGSPRLSK; encoded by the coding sequence ATGCAATTTATAACATTCCTTAACGAATTTATTAAACATCCAAAAAATACAGGAGCGATTTCACCGAGTTCGAAAATATTAGCGAAAAAAATGGTAGAATCCATTAATTGTGAAGAAGCACAATGTATTGTTGAGCTAGGTCCTGGTACGGGTTCTTTTACAAAAGAGATTATGAAGAGAAAAGGGCAACAAACGAAACTCGTTCTAATCGAAAATAATGAAGTGTTTTCTACGGCATTAGAGAAAAAATATCAAGATGATTCAAATGTCATTGTCATACATGGGTCAGCTGAACATCTGCGTGCTTATTTGAAGTCATTACATATTAAAAAAATTGATTATATTTTATCGGGCTTACCTTTTACATCTTTGGAACCAGCACTATCATCTCGGATTTTAAATAATGTAAACGAGTCATTAGAAGAAGACGGTGAATTTATTACTTTTCAATATTCACTTGTGAGGAAATCCTTTATCCAAAAATTTTTTAATGACATTTCACTGAAAAAGGTTTGGGTGAATCTACCACCTGCTTATGTGTTAAGTTGTAAAAAAGGAAGTCCGAGGTTAAGTAAGTAA
- a CDS encoding ABC transporter permease, which produces MKYLLRYQLINYLRTYKYVPPFSIFILIMVVNYTFVPNPILNSYSFTSIMLFFLMGWFTITLFHAEDEGQKIITILHSKGQSAYYGSLFIVCIAIGFCLSMVSVIYPILIGAFGEQPRVLHIIMGFLSHFSLAVLAIALSAIFTRELVKNRQNTWWGVLSILIIAVAIVTLKSVILPVKGLIWLFPPLHLALEMMSSDDSLKNIPYVFYWQFAWIVIYSMLLIGLYFFILHHKRKL; this is translated from the coding sequence ATGAAATATTTATTGCGCTATCAATTAATCAATTATTTAAGAACTTATAAATATGTTCCGCCCTTTTCAATTTTTATACTGATTATGGTTGTCAATTATACATTTGTGCCAAATCCAATATTAAATAGTTATTCCTTTACATCGATCATGCTGTTCTTTCTCATGGGTTGGTTTACAATAACCCTTTTCCACGCGGAGGACGAAGGGCAAAAAATTATTACCATACTCCATTCTAAAGGGCAAAGTGCATATTACGGGTCGCTCTTTATTGTTTGTATAGCTATTGGTTTTTGCCTAAGCATGGTGTCAGTGATTTACCCTATTCTGATTGGAGCGTTTGGTGAACAGCCAAGAGTCTTACATATCATCATGGGTTTTCTATCTCACTTTAGTCTTGCTGTACTTGCTATTGCACTATCTGCCATTTTCACGAGAGAACTCGTCAAGAATAGGCAAAATACTTGGTGGGGCGTTCTTAGTATCCTTATCATTGCTGTTGCAATCGTCACGTTAAAAAGTGTAATTCTACCAGTGAAAGGACTCATTTGGCTGTTTCCCCCTCTTCATCTAGCTTTAGAAATGATGAGCTCAGATGATAGCCTAAAAAATATACCTTACGTATTTTACTGGCAATTTGCTTGGATTGTTATTTATAGCATGTTATTGATCGGATTATATTTTTTCATCTTGCATCACAAGCGGAAATTATAA
- a CDS encoding HAMP domain-containing sensor histidine kinase yields MYLKTWIKKWLRAMLICLLLIYVCVIYVFFSTSKPTEEPSSDYTINQIKLHVNHLLLYIEDHFINLEQDSELQSSLQAMSNNQKIDVSVVQLDGKVIFNSINKGAPSFINLKNDLHFDLYTAKRQPGIIKIAFPIIDKDMQSQVGNAIFTINRDTLLPLKQPTSLNNLIFLCISILTLFIVGLVYRMTYKAKKDILYPLDTLKNSTIQIVKGNYEQQTDYIKADEIGDLYAVFEQMRIEIMNLNTQRAEQQQNQKKLVSSISHDVKTPLTTIKAYLDAIADGVCPDMESVMTYIHVMQTNTEKMSRLLDDLFIHTLKELGHIPVNLKEQYSRDIFENILRPIRHYVQTIGIHFNGPPDIPNVLIHVDEQRLEQVLTNLITNALKHTTSDDAITVEIDVEDQLLKVLVMDTGKGMLPQDMPFIFERYFRGAHHTGNTAIKNEGAGLGLSICQYIMEAHHGSITFKSKHNEGTAFTLLLPLS; encoded by the coding sequence ATGTATTTAAAAACGTGGATCAAGAAATGGTTAAGAGCCATGCTAATTTGTTTATTGCTAATATATGTATGTGTAATTTATGTATTTTTTTCAACTTCAAAACCTACTGAAGAGCCTAGTAGCGATTATACAATCAATCAAATCAAACTACATGTAAATCATCTTTTATTATACATAGAAGACCATTTTATAAATCTTGAACAGGATTCCGAGTTGCAAAGTTCCCTACAAGCAATGAGTAACAACCAGAAAATTGATGTCTCTGTTGTTCAACTTGACGGCAAAGTTATTTTCAACTCCATAAACAAAGGTGCTCCTTCCTTCATCAATCTAAAAAATGATTTACATTTTGATTTATATACAGCAAAACGGCAACCTGGAATTATTAAAATTGCATTTCCCATTATAGACAAGGATATGCAAAGTCAAGTGGGGAACGCCATTTTCACTATCAATCGGGATACACTATTACCTTTAAAACAACCTACATCGCTCAACAACCTAATATTCCTGTGTATTAGTATACTAACTTTATTTATCGTCGGTCTTGTCTATCGCATGACTTATAAAGCTAAAAAGGATATTCTCTATCCTTTAGATACTCTAAAGAATAGTACGATACAAATCGTAAAAGGCAATTATGAACAGCAAACAGACTATATAAAGGCTGATGAAATCGGCGATCTATATGCAGTGTTTGAACAAATGCGAATAGAGATTATGAATCTTAATACGCAACGTGCTGAACAACAACAGAACCAAAAAAAACTTGTATCTAGCATTTCGCATGATGTGAAAACGCCTCTTACAACAATCAAAGCCTACTTGGATGCCATTGCTGATGGGGTTTGTCCTGATATGGAATCGGTCATGACATATATTCACGTTATGCAGACAAATACAGAAAAAATGTCGAGACTACTTGATGATTTATTTATTCATACGTTAAAAGAACTTGGTCATATTCCTGTCAATCTAAAAGAGCAATATAGTAGAGATATATTTGAAAACATTCTTCGTCCTATTCGTCATTACGTACAAACAATCGGCATTCACTTTAATGGGCCTCCAGACATTCCAAATGTACTCATCCATGTAGACGAGCAGCGCTTAGAGCAAGTTCTTACCAATCTCATAACAAATGCGCTGAAGCATACGACTTCCGATGATGCAATAACTGTTGAAATCGATGTAGAGGACCAATTACTAAAAGTCTTGGTAATGGATACTGGTAAAGGCATGCTACCGCAAGATATGCCTTTTATATTTGAACGTTACTTCAGAGGTGCTCATCATACAGGTAATACAGCAATTAAGAATGAAGGAGCAGGTCTCGGATTATCAATTTGTCAATATATTATGGAGGCTCATCATGGCTCCATTACATTTAAAAGTAAGCACAATGAAGGAACAGCGTTTACCCTCCTACTTCCTCTTAGTTAG